In one window of Capsicum annuum cultivar UCD-10X-F1 unplaced genomic scaffold, UCD10Xv1.1 ctg1001, whole genome shotgun sequence DNA:
- the LOC124890023 gene encoding uncharacterized protein LOC124890023 — MDKAYRKDDFDFFNQVGKINQRIKSYLENAGFEMWAHVYAPVNRGRTMTSNIAECINGKLKLARELPIIEFLEQARKLFGKWNCKNRERASYTNTSLGSRFEGILQLNTSESSRLKVSDSSTYVYSVYDDGSKYIVCLDRRTCSCGRFQLDEITCEHAIAVLKRKRVVDMKSYCSEFYYPKH, encoded by the exons ATGGACAAGGCATACCGtaaagatgattttgatttttttaatcaagTTGGGAAGATTAATCAGAGGATAAAGTCTTATCTTGAGAATGCAGGATTTGAAATGTGGGCACACGTGTATGCACCTGTTAACAGAGGTAGGACGATGACTTCAAATATAGCAGAGTGTATAAATGGTAAACTGAAGTTAGCACGTGAGTTGCCGATAATCGAATTTCTAGAGCAGGCTAGAAAATTATTTGGAAAGTGGAACTGCAAGAATAGAGAAAGAGCATCTTATACAAACACGTCACTTGGTAGTAGATTCGAAGGAATTCTTCAGCTAAATACTTCAGAATCTTCAAGGCTTAAG GTTAGTGATTCATCAACATATGTGTATTCGGTTTACGATGACGGAAGTAAGTACATTGTATGTCTTGATAGAAGGACTTGCAGTTGTGGGAGATTCCAATTGGACGAGATAACTTGTGAACACGCGATTGCAGTTCTAAAAAGAAAGCGTGTAGTTGATATGAAGTCTTATTGCTCTGAGTTTTACTATCCTAAACATTAA